One region of Streptomyces subrutilus genomic DNA includes:
- a CDS encoding DsbA family protein: MSTPTSGKPADTSQTRKPGKPGRPGRKSGKPLHIAAGVALAALTLGLVSWQASTASTDRPTAGSGASAAPRTDPAAELKALARREPGDKLAVGRADAPVVLIEYSDFKCGYCAKFARDTEPELVRKYVEDGTLRIEWRNFPIFGADSEAAAKAAWAAGQQDRFAAFHAAAYADGAKEKGFGEARLVELAEQAGVPDLERFQKDLAGEQAAAALKKDQDEGYRIGVTSTPSFLVNGQPIAGAQPLGAFTAAIAKAKAAARP, translated from the coding sequence ATGTCCACCCCCACGTCCGGCAAGCCGGCCGACACCAGCCAGACCCGCAAGCCGGGCAAGCCCGGCAGGCCCGGCCGGAAGTCCGGCAAGCCCCTGCACATCGCCGCCGGGGTCGCCCTCGCCGCGCTCACCCTCGGCCTCGTCTCGTGGCAGGCCTCCACCGCCTCCACCGACCGGCCCACCGCCGGCTCCGGCGCCTCCGCGGCGCCCCGGACCGACCCGGCCGCCGAGCTGAAGGCGCTGGCCCGCCGCGAGCCCGGCGACAAACTCGCCGTCGGCCGCGCCGACGCCCCCGTGGTGCTGATCGAGTACTCCGACTTCAAGTGCGGCTACTGCGCCAAGTTCGCCCGGGACACCGAGCCCGAGCTGGTCCGGAAGTACGTGGAGGACGGCACCCTGCGCATCGAGTGGCGCAACTTCCCGATCTTCGGCGCCGACTCCGAGGCCGCCGCCAAGGCCGCCTGGGCCGCCGGGCAACAGGACCGCTTCGCCGCCTTCCACGCGGCCGCCTACGCCGACGGCGCCAAGGAGAAGGGCTTCGGCGAGGCCCGCCTCGTGGAGCTGGCCGAGCAGGCGGGCGTCCCCGACCTGGAGCGCTTCCAGAAGGACCTGGCCGGCGAACAGGCCGCGGCGGCCCTGAAGAAGGACCAGGACGAGGGCTACCGGATCGGGGTGACCTCCACCCCGTCGTTCCTGGTCAACGGGCAGCCGATCGCGGGCGCCCAGCCCCTCGGCGCCTTCACCGCCGCCATCGCCAAGGCGAAGGCGGCGGCCCGCCCGTGA
- the crcB gene encoding fluoride efflux transporter CrcB, with amino-acid sequence MNWLLVVAGAVVGAPLRYLTDRAVQARHDSPFPWGTFAVNAAACLLLGVLTGALLAGASSSRLELLLGTGLCGALSTYSTFSYETLRLAERGRKILAAANVAASVLVGLGAVHLGSQVARQLFG; translated from the coding sequence GTGAACTGGCTGCTCGTGGTGGCGGGCGCGGTGGTCGGGGCGCCGCTGCGGTACCTGACGGACCGTGCGGTGCAGGCGCGGCACGATTCGCCGTTCCCCTGGGGCACGTTCGCGGTCAACGCGGCCGCCTGCCTGCTGCTGGGGGTGCTGACCGGAGCGCTGCTGGCCGGGGCCTCCTCCAGCCGGCTGGAGCTGCTGCTGGGGACGGGGCTGTGCGGCGCGCTGAGCACGTACTCGACCTTCTCGTACGAGACCCTGCGGCTGGCCGAGCGCGGCCGGAAGATCCTCGCCGCGGCGAACGTGGCGGCATCGGTGCTGGTCGGGCTGGGCGCCGTGCACCTGGGGTCGCAGGTGGCGCGGCAGCTCTTCGGCTGA
- a CDS encoding cytochrome c biogenesis CcdA family protein produces the protein MNGIGYLAALLGGLLALLSPCSALLLPAFFAYSIDSTSRLLARTGIFYAGLATTLVPLGAAGSYAGRFFHGNRDALVLAGGWLIIALGLAQILGLGFASKRASELSGRIRPTTALSVYALGAVYGLAGFCAGPILGSVLTVAAVSGSPVYGGLLLAVYALGMAVPLFLLALLWERFDLGRRRWLRGRAVSLGRFELHTTSLLSGLFFIALGAMFLVFDGASALPGLLDVDDSFAVEAWVRSVADGVPDWALLGLVAAGAAAVGVARWRCGTRTDEAAETAGAE, from the coding sequence GTGAACGGCATCGGATACCTGGCCGCCCTGCTGGGCGGCCTCCTCGCGCTGCTCAGCCCGTGCAGCGCGCTGCTGCTGCCCGCCTTCTTCGCGTACTCGATCGACTCCACGTCCCGGCTGCTGGCGCGCACCGGGATCTTCTACGCGGGCCTCGCGACCACGCTCGTACCGCTGGGGGCGGCCGGCTCGTACGCCGGACGGTTCTTCCACGGCAACCGCGACGCGCTCGTCCTCGCCGGCGGCTGGCTGATCATCGCGCTCGGGCTGGCCCAGATCCTCGGGCTGGGCTTCGCCTCGAAGCGCGCCTCCGAGCTGTCGGGGCGGATCCGGCCGACGACGGCGCTGTCGGTGTACGCGCTGGGGGCGGTCTACGGGCTGGCCGGATTCTGCGCGGGTCCGATCCTGGGCAGCGTCCTGACCGTGGCGGCGGTCAGCGGCAGCCCGGTCTACGGGGGCCTGCTGCTGGCCGTCTACGCCCTGGGGATGGCCGTACCGCTGTTCCTGCTGGCGCTGCTGTGGGAGCGGTTCGACCTGGGCCGGCGGCGCTGGCTGCGCGGTCGGGCCGTCTCGCTGGGCCGCTTCGAGCTGCACACCACCTCGCTGCTGTCCGGGCTGTTCTTCATCGCCCTGGGCGCCATGTTCCTGGTCTTCGACGGAGCGAGCGCGCTGCCCGGGCTGCTGGACGTGGACGACTCGTTCGCGGTGGAGGCGTGGGTCCGGTCGGTGGCGGACGGGGTCCCGGACTGGGCGCTGCTCGGCCTGGTCGCGGCGGGGGCGGCGGCCGTCGGGGTGGCGCGGTGGCGCTGCGGGACCCGTACGGACGAGGCGGCGGAGACTGCGGGGGCGGAGTAA
- a CDS encoding metallopeptidase family protein, giving the protein MLEMTREEFEELVAEALDRIPPELTRLMDNVAVFVEDEPPADDPELLGLYEGTPLTDRGEWYAGVLPDRITIYRNPTLRMCEDRESVVAETEVTVVHEIAHHFGIDDERLHALGYG; this is encoded by the coding sequence GTGCTGGAGATGACGCGCGAAGAGTTCGAAGAGCTCGTCGCAGAGGCCCTGGACAGGATCCCGCCGGAGCTGACGCGGCTGATGGACAACGTGGCGGTGTTCGTCGAGGACGAACCGCCCGCCGACGATCCCGAGCTGCTCGGTCTGTACGAGGGGACCCCGCTGACGGACCGCGGCGAGTGGTACGCCGGGGTCCTGCCGGACCGGATCACGATCTACCGGAACCCCACGTTGCGGATGTGCGAGGACCGGGAGAGCGTGGTCGCCGAGACGGAGGTCACCGTGGTGCACGAGATCGCCCACCACTTCGGGATCGACGACGAGCGGCTGCACGCGCTGGGCTACGGATGA
- a CDS encoding FluC/FEX family fluoride channel yields the protein MTRPAVPGGEAIDPDVDLRVPAQAAEPQGPVLAAVAAGGALGASARYGISLLWPAGPGAFPWATLVINAVGSALIGVLMVLISEGGRRPPHPLLRPFAGVGILGGFTTFSTYAVDFSRLLDEGEAGTALAYAGLTLAAALGGVWAAASVTRRAVRGRAVRGGAAAR from the coding sequence ATGACCCGGCCGGCCGTCCCCGGCGGCGAGGCCATCGACCCGGACGTCGACCTGCGGGTGCCCGCGCAGGCCGCCGAGCCGCAGGGCCCGGTGCTGGCGGCGGTGGCGGCGGGCGGGGCCCTCGGGGCCTCGGCCCGGTACGGGATCTCCCTGCTGTGGCCGGCCGGGCCCGGAGCCTTCCCGTGGGCGACCCTCGTGATCAACGCGGTGGGCAGCGCGCTGATCGGCGTACTCATGGTGCTGATCAGCGAGGGCGGCAGGAGGCCGCCGCATCCGCTGCTCCGGCCCTTCGCCGGGGTCGGGATCCTGGGCGGCTTCACCACCTTCTCGACGTACGCGGTGGACTTCTCGCGGCTCCTGGACGAGGGGGAGGCGGGCACCGCGCTGGCGTACGCCGGGCTCACGTTGGCCGCGGCGCTCGGCGGGGTGTGGGCGGCGGCCTCGGTGACGCGGCGCGCGGTGCGGGGGCGGGCGGTCCGGGGGGGGGCGGCGGCCCGGTGA